Below is a window of Bifidobacterium asteroides DNA.
GTAGAGGGGGGTCCGGGAATTCGTTACTGGGATTGCTTACTGGGCGATGAATCCACCGTCCACAACGAATTCGGCACCTAGGGCGAACTTGGATTCGTCACTGGCCAGGTAGACGCAGATCTCGCCGATGTCCTGCGGCTCGCCGATATGGCCCAGAGGCGTCAGCTTGCTCATTCTGTCCTCAAGGCTCTGGCTGATCAGCGGGGTCTTGATGAATCCGGGATGGACCGAGTTGATGCGGACCCCGTAGCCGTTGTTGGCGGAATCCAGCGCGGCAGACTTGGTCAGCAGCCTGGTGCCGCCCTTGCTGGCGTTGTATGCGCCGGCTCGGCTCAGACCTACGAATCCTTCGATGGAGGAGATATTGATGATGGATCCGCCTCGGCCCTTCATGACCCGCATGCCATGTTTGGTGCCCAGGAAGGTCCCGTTCAGGTTGATGGCAATGACTTTCTTCCAATCCTCGTAAGTCTCCTCGTCCATGGTGGCGCCGCTGCCGCCTATGCCGGCATTGTTGACCACAGTGGTAAGCTGGCCCAGCTCCTTTTCGACGGTGTCGATGGCGGAAACCCACTGGTCCTCGTCCGTTACGTCCAAGGTGTGGAAGACGACCTGTTCGGGATGCTTCTGCATGAAGCTGCGGGAGGCATCGCTCTCCTTGATGTCTGTAAGGGCCACTTTGGCTCCTTCGCGGACGTAGCATTCGGCGATGCCCATGCCTATGCCGCCCGTTCCTCCAGTGATGATGGCTACCTTGCCTCGTAGACGATCAGTCATATCCACTCCTTCATAGAGATGTGCTGTCATGTTCGATTTTATCTGGTGGCCTGCCCGCACTAACGATCGATGAACCCTAGCTCGAGCAGGAAGGCCCGAGTCTGCATGGGATCCTTGAACACTGCGGTGTTGCCTAGGATCCGTTTGCAGACATTGCCCAATTCCCGGCGTATGGCCGAACGTATCAGGTCAGGATCGCGCGATCCCTTCAGCACGGCCGTCAGTTCATCCCACTGGTGACGGAATGCTTTCAAGGACTCAGGAAGATCCTCGCCATCCTCCAAGGCCCGGGCGAGTCTTGTCAGTTGGGGCACCAAGCGACCGGGCAGAACGAAGAGACCCTGGGCTTCGATCAATCCAATGGGCTCCTGCTTGATGGCGTAGAACTCAGGATGGACGTGGAAGATGCCGTCCGGATACTGCTCGCTGACCCCGTTGTTGCGCAGAATCAGGTTCATCTCGTATCCCCGGTCAGTGATGAGCACACTGGGCGAGAGCGCGGATTGACGGCCCCGGGGTCCCCGTGGGCGGATGCTCAGGGCTTCGTCGGAGTAATCGATCCAGCCGCGTCGGATCTTGTCGCTTACCTCGATGATGGCCTCCCGATCGTGACCTGCCAGGCGGATGGCTGTGCCTGGCCAGTCCGGAATCTCGATCAGAATGCCAGACGTGCCAGGCAGGGACATGGTCATTTTGGCTGGAGCCCTATGCAGGGGCAGAATCTCTCCTCCGCCCTGGTAGTGGTCGTGGGCCAGCACCGACCCGCCGATTCCCGGCAGGGCGGCGTTGCACCCCAAAAAGTAGCCTGGGAAACGATCCACGAAGTCCAGAAGATTGCCAAAAGTCTCTCGGTCCACACGCATGGGTCTGTGTTCGGCATTGACGCAGATGCCGTGCTGGTCGAAATAGCCGTAGGGGGAGAACTGCCAGAACCAGAGATGACCGCCAAGGGTGATGCCTAGGGTGCGCAGGGTGCTTCTGCCTCGTCCGGCGAAGCCTTCGTTGGTTCTGCATATGGTGCATGCCGGGTAACCATTGCCCACCTGATTGCCGGCTGCGGCTTTGGCCATGGTGCGGAACTCGGGTTTGGCTTGATTGATGGTGATGATCAGGCCTTGGGATTCGAACCTGGGGTCGCGATCCAGGTCGGCTTTTTTGATGTAGGTCGATGCGATCCCGTAGTCATAGAGCCAGTGCATGGCGGCCATGGATCCCTGTTCTGCTTCGACAGCGGCGAACCTGTCGGCCACCTGAGATGGTGAACGTGTGATCTGGCCCATGAGGCGATCAGTGACTGCCGCGTCCTGATCAGCTGTGAATACGCCTGCGGTGTGGGCATCCCGGCAAAAAGCCGCCAGCAAGTCGGCGATCCCTTCGGCTGTGGAGCCTTGGCTCGTCGATCCTTGCGCTGCAGCCCGGCCGCTAGGAGTATAGGAGTCCAAATTCAGCAGTGCCAGCAGACGATTGCGCGTCCAATCCGTGTCGCGTTCGTCCAATTCCAAATGTCGGCGCGCAAAGTCTAGAAAGGCATCCAGGTCTGCATCCAGAGCAGGTTGTTTTTCAGGTTCCCGTGGATCCGTCCGTGGGCTCATCTGGTGGCC
It encodes the following:
- a CDS encoding SDR family oxidoreductase; this translates as MTDRLRGKVAIITGGTGGIGMGIAECYVREGAKVALTDIKESDASRSFMQKHPEQVVFHTLDVTDEDQWVSAIDTVEKELGQLTTVVNNAGIGGSGATMDEETYEDWKKVIAINLNGTFLGTKHGMRVMKGRGGSIINISSIEGFVGLSRAGAYNASKGGTRLLTKSAALDSANNGYGVRINSVHPGFIKTPLISQSLEDRMSKLTPLGHIGEPQDIGEICVYLASDESKFALGAEFVVDGGFIAQ
- a CDS encoding galactose-1-phosphate uridylyltransferase codes for the protein MSPRTDPREPEKQPALDADLDAFLDFARRHLELDERDTDWTRNRLLALLNLDSYTPSGRAAAQGSTSQGSTAEGIADLLAAFCRDAHTAGVFTADQDAAVTDRLMGQITRSPSQVADRFAAVEAEQGSMAAMHWLYDYGIASTYIKKADLDRDPRFESQGLIITINQAKPEFRTMAKAAAGNQVGNGYPACTICRTNEGFAGRGRSTLRTLGITLGGHLWFWQFSPYGYFDQHGICVNAEHRPMRVDRETFGNLLDFVDRFPGYFLGCNAALPGIGGSVLAHDHYQGGGEILPLHRAPAKMTMSLPGTSGILIEIPDWPGTAIRLAGHDREAIIEVSDKIRRGWIDYSDEALSIRPRGPRGRQSALSPSVLITDRGYEMNLILRNNGVSEQYPDGIFHVHPEFYAIKQEPIGLIEAQGLFVLPGRLVPQLTRLARALEDGEDLPESLKAFRHQWDELTAVLKGSRDPDLIRSAIRRELGNVCKRILGNTAVFKDPMQTRAFLLELGFIDR